AAATACTGAAATTAATGAACCGCAAATACACTACATCAGACTATTTCAAAATTATTGAAAAACTAAAGAATAAAATTCCCGAAATGAGCTTTACCACTGATATATTGGTCGGTTTTCCGGGCGAAACTAAAGAAGATTTCAAGCTGACAATTGATGCCATTAAAAAAGTATCTTTTGACGCTCTTTTTGCGTTTAAATACTCCCCGAGGCCCGGAACATCAGCATCAAAACTTGAAGACAATATTGCTCGGGAAATCAAGGAAAAAAGACTGAAAGAAGTTTTAGATGCGGCAAATAGCGTTTCAGACAAAAAAAATGCTAAACTATTAAACAAAACGTTTGATGTCCTGGTAGAAGAAAAACTCGGTGATTTTCTTGAAGGCAGGTCAAGGGCAAACAGAAAAATATTTTTTAAAGGCAACGAAGACCTTATCGGCAAAACCTTGCCTGTAAAAATAGTAGAAGTTAAAATCAACACTTTAACGGGAGAAATCGCTTTTTAATGAAAAAAACATTGATAGGCATTTCTGTTTTAATAATTTTTATTTTTTTTGTTTTTTCGGTTTTTTATTTTGAAACGCCTCTTAGCATTATCCGTCCGGTCTTTCATAAGCAGATAATAAATTATTACTGCAAGCTCTATAAAATGGATCCCCTTTTTGTTACCGCAATCATTAAAGAGGAATCTAAATTTCTCCGCAGGGCGCATTCCCATATGGGGGCAATAGGGCTTATGCAGTTGATGCCGAAAACCGCGCGCGAACTTGCTTTAGAACTGGGCTATACAAATTTCAGCGAAAAAGACCTTGAAAGCCCTAATGTCAATATCAATCTGGGAATGTATTACCTTTATAAGCTTGATAAATTGTTCAGAGGCGATAAAGTGCAGATTCTTGCATCTTACAACGCAGGCATCGGGAATGTCCAAAACTGGCAGCTAAAAAATAAAAACGGTTCGTTAAAAATTGAAGACATACCATATAAAGAAACTAGAATCTATATTCAAAATGTCTTAAGGACTTACCAATGGCTGAAAGAAACCCAAAAAATCAAAAAACTGATTCGGGAAAAGATAGCCTGACTCCGTTGATGCAGCAGTACCACGAAATAAAATCACAATATCCCGGTATGCTGCTTTTTTTCCGTCTTGGCGATTTTTATGAGATGTTCGGGGATGATGCCAAAAGAGCGTCTGGTGTTTTAGAAGTTATTTTAACACAACGGCAAGGAATTCCGATGTGCGGAGTTCCTTATCATGCCGTTAATACTTACTTGAAAAAGCTGGTAAAATCTGGTGAAAAGATAGCTATATGCGAGCAGCTGGAAGAGCCCGGCCAGACTAAAGGAATTGTAAAAAGAGGAGTGGTAAGGGTAATTACTCCGGGCACAATTTTAGAAGACAATCTTCTTTCTTCAAAAGAAAACAACTATATAGTTTCTGTTTTGATTTCTCAAGGCTCCGATAAAATTGGTATTGCGTACGCCGATATTTCTACCGGCGAATTTCAAACCACTGAAACGGATAAGAAAAATCTAAAATATGAATTAATGAAATTGTCTCCGCAAGAAATAATCTTTCCCGAATCAGTTAAAAATAACGGAATTTATAAAGCAATTTTAAACGGTACGGATTGCGCGGCAAGTTTTATTGAAGACTGGCGCTATAACTACGGTGAAGCTCAAAACCGCATTAAGCAGATTTTTAAATTACAATCCCTAAAACCCTTCAATCTTGAAAATAAAACTCTTTCTGTCGGCTCAATCGGCGGCTTGTTGGCCTACCTTGAAAAAACCCAGGTAAATCAATTCCCGCAGTTTCAAAACATCAGGTATTATTCTTTGGATAACTGTCTTTTAATTGATGAAACTGCCGTAAAAAACCTTGAACTTATTGAAGGAATAAATACCAGGACTAAAGAAAACTCGCTTCTTGAGATTATAGATTTCACTTTAAGCCCGATGGGCAGCCGCCTTTTAAGAAATTTTATATTAAGGCCGTTAATTGACGTAAACGAAATTTTAAACAGGCAAAGACGGATAGGCTTTTTTATTGATGAGGGAATAACCAGAAGAAAAGTAAGGGAACTTCTAAAAAAAATCTCGGATATTGAAAGAATAGTCAGCCGGTGCGCTACATTTTCCGCATATCCCAGGGAGTTAATTTCTCTCAAAAATTCTTTAGAAATCATACCGAATTTGAAAGAGACTATTTCTTTAAATAAAGATTTAGTTTCCCTGCCCGAAAGCCTGTCT
This region of Elusimicrobiota bacterium genomic DNA includes:
- a CDS encoding radical SAM protein, whose amino-acid sequence is SHPKDLTDKLINAITDLDKVCEHLHLPIQSGSDKILKLMNRKYTTSDYFKIIEKLKNKIPEMSFTTDILVGFPGETKEDFKLTIDAIKKVSFDALFAFKYSPRPGTSASKLEDNIAREIKEKRLKEVLDAANSVSDKKNAKLLNKTFDVLVEEKLGDFLEGRSRANRKIFFKGNEDLIGKTLPVKIVEVKINTLTGEIAF
- a CDS encoding lytic transglycosylase domain-containing protein encodes the protein MKKTLIGISVLIIFIFFVFSVFYFETPLSIIRPVFHKQIINYYCKLYKMDPLFVTAIIKEESKFLRRAHSHMGAIGLMQLMPKTARELALELGYTNFSEKDLESPNVNINLGMYYLYKLDKLFRGDKVQILASYNAGIGNVQNWQLKNKNGSLKIEDIPYKETRIYIQNVLRTYQWLKETQKIKKLIREKIA